From Haemophilus parainfluenzae:
TTTAACAGGTCCTGTAGAAGTCATTCTATTCATCTTAGCTGCTGTGCTAGGGGCTTATACCGGTTTCTTACTTTCAGCATTGATCAGTTACCCAATGTTAAATAACCCTGTTTTACCGGCGTTATTCTTGGCTTCAGGTACATCTTCAGGTATCGCTGCAACCTTCTTATTTATCCTCATTGCAGGTAAATTAAAAGGTGATAGCCATGAATCACACTTCATTCATAAATTTGAAGTGCCAATTATGGTGACTGAACTTGGTTTATTAATCTGTTTCTTTGTTGGTCTACACTTCGGTGGTGGTCAGAAAGTGGTTGCATTGCATAATGCGCTTTCCGGCTTCTGGGGTGCAGTGTTCTGGATTGGGGTATTCTTAATTGGTATCATCATTCCTCTACTTGCGAACCTTGCAGCAAAAGACAGCTTAAAATACAATAAGAACTTTATTATCCTTGTGTCAATCTTCGACTTAATCGGGGTTCTCTGCTTACGTTACTTCATCTTGTACGGCGGACAACTTACCGTTGCGTAAGGATAAATTTCTTATTTAATCAAAAGGCGTATACAATACGCCTTTTGTTTATTTAAAAGACTAAAGTGCGGTTAATTTTACGTATGTTTTTCATGCTTAAAATCAACCTTATTTTGTAAAATACAACCTTTAATACTGAAGAATACTATGCTTCCCGAACTCGGATTTCTCTCATTACTCTTTGCCACCACCACGGCGCTCTTACTTTCTATCGTGCCGCAAATTGGTATTTGGCGAAATAAACCCTCTCTCACCAACACGGCTTGGGGATTAAGTTATTGCTTCGGTATTTTTACGAGCGTTTCAATCGGTATTCTTGCCTACTCTTTCGCAACAGATGATTTCACTTTGGAATACGTGGCAGCGCACTCCAATTCTCAACTACCGACATTTTTCAAAGTTGCCGCCACTTGGGGCGGACATGAAGGCTCCATTTTATTTTGGCTTTTTACATTAAGTCTTTGGTTAGTGGCTTTTGCCTTTTTCTCTCGCAAAAATGACCGCACTTTTTCTGCACAAACCCTTTCTTTACTTGGCTTAATTTGTCTTGGGTTTGCTATTTTTATTTTGTTCTACTCCAATCCATTTGGACGTGCGTTTCCTGCCCCTTCGGAAGGACGAGATCTCAATCCAATGCTGCAAGATATTGGCTTAATTTTCCATCCACCACTGTTATATGTGGGTTATGTGGGCTTTGCCGTTAACTTTGCCATGTCCATTTCTGCCTTAATTTTTAATCGCTCTGCACAAGCAATTGCGCGTGCGATGCGAGCTTGGGTGCTTGTTTCTTGGTTATTCTTAACCTTAGGGATCGTACTCGGTGCCTGGTGGGCATATTACGAATTAGGCTGGGGCGGTTGGTGGTTCTGGGACCCTGTTGAAAACGCCTCACTTATGCCATGGTTATTGGGACTCGCACTGCTACACAGCTTGATGGTGACTGAAAAACAAGGCATGTTTAGCTACTGGACAATACTCTTTTCCCTGCTCGCTTTTGCATTCAGTGTATTAGGCACATTTATTGTCCGTTCAGGTGCATTAACCTCTGTTCATGCTTTTGCTTTAGATAGCTCCCGTGGTTATGTGCTATTACTGATTTTCTTTTTATTGACTGTCGGCTCGCTCAGTTTATTTGCCCTACGCACAAATACCAATGAAAGTGCGGTCAAATTCCCGCTCATTTCTAAAACCGGAGCTATTTTAGGCTTAAACATCGTATTAACCGTGGCAACCGTCAGTACCTTCTTAGGCACTTTCTATCCAATGCTATTCCAAGCCATGAGTTGGGGAAGCATTTCCGTGGGTGCGCCTTACTTTAATAGCATTTTCTTGCCATTGCTCACTTTAGTGCTTTTTGCGATGGCGGCGACACTTTGCTTAAGCTGGTTTAAATCTGATAAAAAACGCTTTTTTAAACGCTTGTTATTACTTATTCCTGCTGCAATGATTGCTTATGGCATGATTTGGAATACGCTACAAAATGACAACGCATTACGCTTTCATTTCTTCGCTTATGTATTACTCACCCTTGCTATTTGGGTATTATTCGTCACCTTATGGCAAAATTGGGCAAAAGTAAGACTTGCCTATTTCGGGATGATTCTCGCACACTGTGGCGTGGCGATTGCCACAATGGGTGCCGTGATGAGTAGTTACTTTGGCAGTGAGTTAGGTGTTAGACTTGCGCCACAGCAAAGCCAACAATTAGGCCAATTTGAATTCCACTACAATCGTTTTTCCAATGAAATAGGTCCAAACTTTACCGCCGAAGTCGCTTTCTTTAGCGTGTCAAAACAAGGCAAACCTTACGCAGAAATTGTACCAGAGCGCCGTTATTATGATGTTCGCACCATGACCATGAGTGAAGTGGGCTTAGATGCAGGCTTTTGGGGCGATTTATATATTGTGATGGGTGATAACTTAGGCAAAGGTGAGTTCACATTCCGCTTACATTACAAACCGCTTATTCGCTGGTTATGGCTCGGAGGCATTTTAATGGCACTTGGCGCATTATGTTCAGCCATCAATTTGAAGAGAAAACGTGATGAATAAAAAGTTTATTTTGTTTTTACCGCTGATTTTGTTATTGAGTATTTGCTTACTGCTTTTTGTTGGCTTACACAAAGATCCAAAACAAATTGCCTCTGCACTCATTGATAAACCTGTGCCGGAATTCTATCAAGCGAATTTGCTTGAACCGAGTCAAATTGTCAGCCCAAGAGATTTTCCAAAAAAGCCTTTTCTGCTTAATGTGTGGGGAAGTTGGTGTGGCTATTGCCAACAAGAACATCCTCTTTTGATGGAAATTTCAAAAGAAGTACCCATTGTTGGAATCGACTATCGTGACAAACCTCAAAATGGCATTGCGATGCTAGAGCACATGGGCAATCCATTTATACTCACTATTGACGATAGCCGTGGTGAATTTGCGATGCAATTGGGCGTAGATGGTGCGCCAGAAACCTATGTTGTCGATGAACACGGCATGATCCGTTATCGTCATTCTGGCTATATGGATAAAGAAACATGGCTCACTGAGATCAAACCAAAACTTGATGGATTAACTAAAAAGTAAAATGAAAAAATTAACCCGATTTCTGACCGCACTTTTACTGACGTTTGCCCTTTTTGCTCACGCAGAAATGGTCGACACCTATGCGTTTAAAAACCAAGCCGATCGCACTCGAGCTGTTGAACTGGCAAAATCCTTACGTTGCCCACAATGTCAGAATCAAAACTTAGTTGAGTCCAATTCACCGATTGCTTATGACTTACGTATTGAAGTCTATAAAATGGTAGATGAAGGAAAAACCAATCAGCAAATTATCGACACGATGACAGCTCGTTTCGGTAATTTCGTGAACTATAAGCCACCTTTCCAGTGGAATACGGCACTACTCTGGCTATTGCCTATTTTGTTATTAATTGGTGCTTTTGCGTTAATTTTATTTTCTACTAAAAAATCAGAAGGCGAGCCAAAACAACTCGCAAATCAACCTCATCGTGCGCCTAAAGAAGAAAAAAGTGCGGTCAAATTTGAAACCAAATCCGCCATTTGGGTCTTTGCTATTTTATTAATTCTTCCCTTAAGTTATTATTTTTCCCTTGATCGTTTTGAGCGAGTTCAACAAGGTGAAAAAGAAATGATTGAGCTTGCCAATAAAAAAACAGATACATCAATGGTGCATCAAAAAGAAGATATGGTGCTCAAAATTCAAAATAAAATTCGAGAAGATGTAAATAACCCTGAGCTTTGGGCTCAGCTAGGTGATGCCTACATGCAAAATGATGAATTTGATCATGCGCTCATCGCCTATGGCAATGCAGAAAAAATTTCAGGCACAACGCCCGCTATTTTAGGCCTAAAAGCGACCGCACTTTATTATCAAGCCGGTCAAAACATCACACCACAAATCCAGCAAATAATGGATGAAGCCTTAAAACAGGATAAAAATGAAATTTCAGTCCTCACGTTACTAGCGACTGAGGCCTTTAAAAATCATCAACCGGAACAATCCAAAGCCTATTGGCAGCAATTATTAGATTCGGGTAATGCTGCCGTGGATCGCCGTACTGTCATCCAACGAATCAAAATGATAGACTATTTTGAAAAAGGACAAACCTCACAATAAGCTATGTCTCATTATTCAGAAAATATCATTATTGGCGCCGGTGCTGCCGGCTTATTTTGTGCCGCACAGTTAGGCAAGCTGGGCAAACAAGCCACCATTTTTGATAACGGTAAGAAAATTGGTCGAAAAATTTTAATGTCTGGCGGTGGATTCTGTAATTTCACCAATATGGAAATCACATCTGGCCGTTATATCAGCCAAAATAAACATTTCGTCAAATCTGCCTTAAAACGTTATACACAATGGGATTTCATTGCTTTAGTCGCTGAATACGGCATTCCTTACCACGAAAAAGAATTAGGTCAGTTATTTTGTGATAACGGCGCAGAAGATATTGTGAAGATGCTCGGAACTGAATGTGACAAATACAGTGTCAACATTCAACTACGAAGCGAAGTGAATGATGTTGAAGCCGTTGAAAACAACCCTAGCGTACGGTTCAAATTAAAGGTAAATGCAGTTGAATGGCAATGCCAAAATTTGATTATTGCCACGGGCGGGCTCTCTATGCCTGGCTTAGGCGCTTCGCCTTTTGGCTATCAAATTGCAGAACAATTTGGGTTAAATGTGATTCCTCCGCGAGCAAGTCTTGTGCCATTCACGTGGCGAGAAAGTGACAAATTCTACTCGGCGCTCTCTGGTGTTTCATTAGATGTAGCTGCAACGAATCAGCACAAAACCTTTACTCATCAAATGCTGTTCACCCATCGTGGCTTATCAGGCCCTGCTATTTTACAAATCTCCAATTATTGGCAACCTGGTGAAAGCATTCATTTAGATTTATTGCCTTATAACAATATTCGACATCACCTAGATGAGATGCGTCAATCTTCGCCAAAATTGCAATTAAAAACCGTATTAAGTCGCTTATTACCGAAAAAATTAGTCGAGCTTTGGTTAGAACAAGGCTTGATTCAAGATGAAGTGATTGCGAACTTAAGTAAAGTGCGGTTAGAAAATTTAGAGAATTTAATCCACAACTGGCAATTTGTTCCTAATGGCACTGAGGGCTACCGAACGGCTGAAGTCACGATGGGTGGTGTCGATACTCATGAGATCTCATCTAAAACCATGGAGGCGACAAAGATTAAAGGTCTCTATTTTATCGGTGAGGTGCTAGATGTTGTCGGCTGGTTAGGTGGCTACAACTTCCAATGGGCATGGAGTTCGGCTGCTGTTTGTGCAATGGGGATTGCTGAAAGTTAAGCCCCTCTTTACATTTAAAAGACAAAAAGCCGATGTTCACGCATCAGCTTTTTGTTGTTTAGGACTTAAGGATTAGCGATTTTTAAAACGATATCTTCAATTTTTTTAGCAAAATATGTCGAATTTTCTAAATGAGCATTATGCCCAGCATGAGGAGTAATCGTTAAATCAAGTTGATTATCCTCTGCCATTTGACGAAACTTTTGATCTCGTTCTCCACAAAAATAAAAAAATGGCTGCAAACTTAACCGCACTTTCTCTCGAAAATCAGGCTGTTTGGCAAGGCTAGTGGCTAATAACATCTTACCAATATTTGCCCCGCAATTGGCTTTTCGCTTTTCAATTAATGCTTTGCGTTGTTGTTCATTCAAATGAGAAAAGACGGGTTGTTGATACCAATCTTCGAGTACGGCTTCAGGGGTTTCATGGAAAAACCGCTCCGCCCACATTTTGTCATTAGCTAAACGGCTTTGTTTTTCTTGCTCAGACTGTAAACCTAAATTTGCCCCTTCTAAAATGACCGCCTTTAAATGCCCTATTTTTACTCTAGCTTGCAGTGCATAATATTGTGCGATTCGTCCACCAAGTGAATAACCGATCAGGATATAAGGTTCATCTTTTATGAGACTTTGTATTTGGCTTTCAAGAAATTGAGCCGTTTGCTCAAAATCTTCAACCACTACAGCTTTATTCTCGCCATGAAACGGTAAATCGAGAGAGAGACAACGAAAGTGCGGTAGATTTTCGATGACTTTTTGCCAGTCCGATTTTGTACCTAATAAACCATGGAGAAAAACAAGATTCATCATAATGCCATATAAAGAAATCCCCTCTTAAGAGGGGAAATGAATGAATAAATTATTCACCAACCACAGCGTGGCTGATTTGTTCAATCAAGCGTTTATAAGTCTCGCTACCATCACTAGGATTCGTTTTGATTTCAATTAAGGTTGCGCGGCGACGTGTGTAAGCCTGTTTCAACACTGCGCTTAAATCCGCCCAAGTGTAAGGTAAGGCGTATTTCAAGCCAAACATATTCGCAATCTGTGAGAAATCACCATTATGCGGCAAGCGATAGAATTGTTCTTTCACCTCTTCATCAACGGGCAACATATCAAAGATTGCGCCACCATTATTGTTGATTACAAAAATAATGGTTGGTTGAGTCACGTTCTTAAATAAGGCTAAAGAGTTCAAATCATAAAGCGTGGACGTATCGCCAATCATCGCCACTACAGGTTGATTAGAACCAATACCAATACCCGCAGCGGTTGCTAATAAACCGTCAATTCCGCTTGCACCACGGTTGGTGAAAATTGGATAACCTTCTGGCAATTTCGTTAACGCATCCACCAAGCGCACAAAAAGGCTATTTCCTAAAAACAAAATACCGTTGTAAGGTAGAACACGCTCAATATGATGTGCTAATGAGGCTTCATTAAGATTGCCGCCGACTTGTTGCTCGATAAAAGTTGCACAGAATTTTGAAAGCGCAAGTGGTTCGAGTAACCAAGGTTTTTGACGCAATGGCGGATGTGCACGCAACCAATGATGCGTTTTTGCATTAAAGCGAGTTTGGGTATGATGATTTGGGTCAACTGCATTTTGACTTTGCTCCACCACCCAAAATTCGCCTTGGAATTCTGCTAAGAATTGGTTGATACGTTTACTGATAAAACGAGAACCAAATTGGATCACAATATCTGCTTGAAGCAATTTTTGCTTCACAGTTTGATTTGCTAACCAAATATCCGCATAAGGCATGAGCGGTTCTACACCAGATTGAATATCCGTCAGCAAAATCCACCCCATGGTATTTGCCCATGAGTTAATCCCCATTGCTTGTTCTGGGGTTAATTGCCCTGCAACAATAACACCTCGTTTCGTGCGCCAAGTATCCCAATTTTCATGCATAAGCACTTCTTGTTGCAATGGCTGATGATCAACCCAATTTTTAGACTGGCTTAACCAACGTTGAATTGGCATTAACCACGGATGGCTGTCAATTTCTTGTTCTTGTGCATTATAAAGTGGCTCTGCAAAAGGTACATTAATATGCACCACGCCTGGTTGTTGCTTTTGTTTATAACACGCTTGTTCTAACGTAGAAATTAACCATTTTGCTGCATAATCGGCTTGAGGTTTAGGTAAATTTACGCTTGCGACAGGATAGTCCGCAAACATATTTTGTTGTACGATGGCTTGATTCGCACCACATTCCCATAATTCAGGTGGTCGATCGGCAGTAAGAATAATTAAATTCACGCCTGTTTGGCGAGCTTCAATAATCGCAGGATATAAATTGGCTGCTGCCGTGCCTGACGTCACAATCACGGCAACAGGCGCTTGTGTGGATTTCGCTATCCCCAAAGCAAAAAAGCCTAAGCCACGCTCATCAAAATGACTATGACACGTTGCTCGAGAGGCATTTTGTAAACGCACAGCTTCTAACGTTAAAGGTGTTGAGCGAGAACCTGGCGCAATACAAAAGTGACTCACTCCTTGGCGAACCAAGGTTTCTAAGATCACTTTTGACCAACAACGATTAAATACGCTTACAGACATTCTTCTTATTCTCCGTTATTCTCTGCAAACAGGGAAATGAGCCCTGCCGCTTTACGTTCAATTTCCAACCACTCTTCTACAGGTTGTGAGCCTTCCACAATACCGGCGCCAGCAAATACACGCACTCGGTTTTCTTCAATAAAAGCCGAACGAATGGTGACGCAAAATTCTGAAAGATGTTGACTCATCATGCCTAATGTACCGGCATACCAACGACGATCAAAAGTTTCAATTTCAGCCAAGGCTTTCTTCGCTTGCTGCTGTGGTAAGCCTGACACTGCGGCCGTTGGATGGATCGCTTTCAGCAAATCGGCATCCGTACAAAGTGCGGTCAATTTTGCTTGCATTTTTCGAATCAAATGCTGCACTTTGCGTAATGGCTTTAATGCGACATCATCAACAGTAATTTGCTCCACTAAGTGACTGATATTTTCTGAAATATCCTCAACGACCAACCAGTTTTCATTGAGGTTTTTTTTATCATTTAACAGCCAATTCGCACGTTCATCATTTTCACTCGGATTATCACTAACAGGCGCCGTGCCCGCAAGGGCCTCTGTAAATAACAGACGATTATCTCGTGCAAACAGGCGTTCTGGTGTTGAGCCCACAAAACAGTTTTGGGCGTTATCTGCCCATAGAAAATGGTAACAACCGCTATTTTGGGCTTGGCTTGCAGCAAGAAAATCTTTTCCGTTTAACTCACCTTGAATATGAAGCACCGTTTCATTTGCTAAGACAAGCTTGGTTAATTCCCCTTGTCGAATTCGAGTGAGCGCTTGATTGACCCAATCACACCACGTACCTTGATTCGCTTTTGGCTCTACACTTTCAATAGTTAATTGATTAAACGGTGAAAGTGCGGTCATTTTTTCAAATGAATTCAAAATCGTTTTTGCCGAATCAAGCTTATTTGTTTCAACAAAAACTGAAACCACGGTCTCACCATTTTGCTGTTCAATTAAAACTTGAGGCAAAATAAACTGACTTTCACCTTGAAACTGTAAACGGCCCACTAAAGGGAAATCATGCTCTTGAATAAATTGCTGTGCCAAATTCACATCTGAAAATGACCGCACTTTACCCACGGCAGCGACGGTTTTAGCTTCATCACGAAAACGCAAATAAAATTGCGGATAGACTGACTGCCCTTTCATCCACGCCAAAAGATCAACATCCGATTCCACCTTCGTTTGAAGATGTACAATAGATGCTTGCAGATCCGTTGTCGCCAAAGCATCAAATTGGCGAATTATCGCAGATTTAGCTTGTTCTAAAGGGCCCATGAAAAATAATAAAATACACAAAAAATTAGCCCATATTCTACCGCACTTTAATACATTCAAAAAATTTTTTTATTAAATCTTTTCAAGATAAGAATTTAAGCGTAAATTAAACATAATTTTTGAATGAAAATCTAATTATCATAGGATGTTATTAATGCGCTCATTTCCAAAATCAGACAAATTAGAACACGTTTGCTACGATATTCGCGGACCGGTTCACAAAGAAGCTTTACGCCTAGAAGAAGAAGGCAACAAAATCTTAAAGCTTAATATCGGCAACCCTGCCCCATTTGGTTTTGAAGCACCTGATGAAATTTTAGTTGATGTGATCCGCAACCTACCATCTGCACAAGGTTATTGCGATTCCAAAGGTTTGTATTCTGCGCGTAAAGCTATCGTGCAATACTATCAATCTAAAGGTATTCATGATGCAACCGTAAACGATGTATACATCGGGAATGGTGTATCTGAATTAATTACCATGTCCATGCAAGCACTCCTTAATGACGGTGATGAAGTATTAGTTCCAATGCCAGACTATCCATTATGGACAGCGGCTGTCACTTTAGCGGGCGGAAAAGCGGTACATTATTTATGTGATGAAGAAGCGGGCTGGTTCCCTGCTATTGATGATATTCGCGCGAAAGTCAATGCCAAAACTAAAGCTATCGTCGTGATCAACCCTAACAACCCGACAGGTGCAGTTTATAGCAAAGAGTTACTCGAAGAAATTATCCAAGTGGCACGTGAAAATAATCTGATTATTTTTGCAGATGAAATTTATGACAAGATTCTCTACGATGGTGCAATTCATCATCATATCGCTGCTCTTGCACCAGACGTATTAACCATTACATTCAATGGATTATCAAAAGCGTATCGTGTTGCGGGTTTCCGTCAAGGTTGGATGATTTTAAATGGGCCAAAACAACATGCCAAAGGCTATATTGAAGGCTTAGATATGCTGGCGTCGATGCGTTTATGTGCAAACGTACCAATGCAGCACGCCATTCAAACCGCATTAGGTGGCTATCAAAGCATTAATGAGTTTATTCAACCTGGCGGTCGTTTACTTGAACAACGTAATAAAGCCTACGAATTACTGACTCAAATCCCGGGTATTAGCTGCGTAAAACCAATGGGGGCAATGTATATGTTCCCGAAACTCGACATCCAAAAATTCAATATTCATAGTGATGAAAAATTTGTACTCGATTTATTACGTAAAGAGAAAGTACTTTTAGTACATGGTAAAGGGTTTAACTGGCATTCACCGGATCACTTCCGTGTGGTGACACTTCCTTATACCGGCCAATTAGAAGAAGCCATTGGAAAACTGGCACGGTTCTTAGAAACTTATCATCAATAATAAGAATAAAAAGAATCGATAAATTTAATCAGCCTTCTCAAATTGAGGCGACACAACCAAAGATTGAAGCCTTGCTAAGCATGCCGTCATGACTATATTGAAGAAGGCATGCGCAATGATTTTTGTGGACGATAAAACATCATGTTTTTCTAGCCAGAAATTGACTAACAGAGAAGAGATTCAACCAAAAATTAAAAGGACTGAGCCCAATACAATATTGTCATCAGTCCTTAAATAAATCATTTAAATTTTGGAGTCAAATCATCGCTCTTTTGGCTTAAATTCATTCATCCATATAACCCAAACTTCTTAAGGCGCGTTCATCGTCCGCCCAACCCGACTTCACTTTAACCCAAAGTTCAAGGTGTACTTTATTATCAAATAAGCGCTCCATGTCAGCGCGTGCTTCCATACCAATGGTTTTAATTTTTTGCCCTTGAGCACCAATCACCATTTTCTTTTGACCTTCGCGCTCAACCAAAATCAAGCCATTGATTTCATAAGTACCACGCTCATTCACTTTAAATTGCTCAATTTCAACCGTTACCGAATAAGGTAGCTCTTCTCCGGTGAAACGCATTAATTTTTCACGGATAATTTCTGACGCCATAAAACGTTGTGAACGATCGGTTACATAATCCTCTGGGAAGTGATGAACACCTTTACGTAAGGACTGACGAACAATTTTCTCTAATTGATGCACATTATTACCACGTTGCGCGGATATTGGCACAATGTGAGCAAAGTTAAACTTACTGCCTAAATCCGTAATAAATGGCAACAAATCATCTTTATTCTTGACGTTATCAACTTTGTTGATAGCGAGTACAACAGGCGCTTTGGCATTACGTAATTTGTTTAACACCATTTCATCATCGGCATTCCAATGTGTGCCATCTACGACAAAAATAATGAGATCCACATCCCCGATCGCTGAACTTGCTGCACGATTCATTAAACGGTTAATCGCGCGTTTTTCTTCGATATGAAGCCCTGGAGTATCCACATAAATTTCTTGGTAGATGCCTTCGGTTTTAATTCCCACAATACGGTGACGCGTGGTTTGCGCCTTGCGGGAAGTAATCGAGATTTTTTGACCCAAAATTTTGTTTAACAGGGTAGATTTCCCTACATTTGGGCGGCCTACAATGGCGATAAAACCACAATAGGTCTCTTGTTCTTGATTTAATTCGGTCATTTTATTTCCAATATTTTTAAAATTTGTTCTGCGGCCGCTTGTTCTGCTTTACGGCGGCTAGAACCTTTTGCAATAAAAGTGCGGTCAATATTTGGTACGTTTTTTACCGTACATTCCACGGTGAAGGTTTGGCAATGAGCTTCACCTTCAATTTTAATTACTT
This genomic window contains:
- the nrfD gene encoding cytochrome c nitrite reductase subunit NrfD encodes the protein MTLDYPVPFHTPNLVWDSTIAIYLFLLGISSGAVQLAIAYKRSHKLENPSKNWIIRAAAVLGSVPTLIGLTLLIFHLARPWTFWKLMFNYQFNSVMSMGVMLFQVYMLFLVCWCAVIFKEDIMALIQRFMPKLGFVGKIINVLERLTGPVEVILFILAAVLGAYTGFLLSALISYPMLNNPVLPALFLASGTSSGIAATFLFILIAGKLKGDSHESHFIHKFEVPIMVTELGLLICFFVGLHFGGGQKVVALHNALSGFWGAVFWIGVFLIGIIIPLLANLAAKDSLKYNKNFIILVSIFDLIGVLCLRYFILYGGQLTVA
- the nrfE gene encoding heme lyase NrfEFG subunit NrfE, whose product is MLPELGFLSLLFATTTALLLSIVPQIGIWRNKPSLTNTAWGLSYCFGIFTSVSIGILAYSFATDDFTLEYVAAHSNSQLPTFFKVAATWGGHEGSILFWLFTLSLWLVAFAFFSRKNDRTFSAQTLSLLGLICLGFAIFILFYSNPFGRAFPAPSEGRDLNPMLQDIGLIFHPPLLYVGYVGFAVNFAMSISALIFNRSAQAIARAMRAWVLVSWLFLTLGIVLGAWWAYYELGWGGWWFWDPVENASLMPWLLGLALLHSLMVTEKQGMFSYWTILFSLLAFAFSVLGTFIVRSGALTSVHAFALDSSRGYVLLLIFFLLTVGSLSLFALRTNTNESAVKFPLISKTGAILGLNIVLTVATVSTFLGTFYPMLFQAMSWGSISVGAPYFNSIFLPLLTLVLFAMAATLCLSWFKSDKKRFFKRLLLLIPAAMIAYGMIWNTLQNDNALRFHFFAYVLLTLAIWVLFVTLWQNWAKVRLAYFGMILAHCGVAIATMGAVMSSYFGSELGVRLAPQQSQQLGQFEFHYNRFSNEIGPNFTAEVAFFSVSKQGKPYAEIVPERRYYDVRTMTMSEVGLDAGFWGDLYIVMGDNLGKGEFTFRLHYKPLIRWLWLGGILMALGALCSAINLKRKRDE
- a CDS encoding DsbE family thiol:disulfide interchange protein, whose amino-acid sequence is MNKKFILFLPLILLLSICLLLFVGLHKDPKQIASALIDKPVPEFYQANLLEPSQIVSPRDFPKKPFLLNVWGSWCGYCQQEHPLLMEISKEVPIVGIDYRDKPQNGIAMLEHMGNPFILTIDDSRGEFAMQLGVDGAPETYVVDEHGMIRYRHSGYMDKETWLTEIKPKLDGLTKK
- the nrfF gene encoding heme lyase NrfEFG subunit NrfF; this encodes MKKLTRFLTALLLTFALFAHAEMVDTYAFKNQADRTRAVELAKSLRCPQCQNQNLVESNSPIAYDLRIEVYKMVDEGKTNQQIIDTMTARFGNFVNYKPPFQWNTALLWLLPILLLIGAFALILFSTKKSEGEPKQLANQPHRAPKEEKSAVKFETKSAIWVFAILLILPLSYYFSLDRFERVQQGEKEMIELANKKTDTSMVHQKEDMVLKIQNKIREDVNNPELWAQLGDAYMQNDEFDHALIAYGNAEKISGTTPAILGLKATALYYQAGQNITPQIQQIMDEALKQDKNEISVLTLLATEAFKNHQPEQSKAYWQQLLDSGNAAVDRRTVIQRIKMIDYFEKGQTSQ
- a CDS encoding NAD(P)/FAD-dependent oxidoreductase, with amino-acid sequence MSHYSENIIIGAGAAGLFCAAQLGKLGKQATIFDNGKKIGRKILMSGGGFCNFTNMEITSGRYISQNKHFVKSALKRYTQWDFIALVAEYGIPYHEKELGQLFCDNGAEDIVKMLGTECDKYSVNIQLRSEVNDVEAVENNPSVRFKLKVNAVEWQCQNLIIATGGLSMPGLGASPFGYQIAEQFGLNVIPPRASLVPFTWRESDKFYSALSGVSLDVAATNQHKTFTHQMLFTHRGLSGPAILQISNYWQPGESIHLDLLPYNNIRHHLDEMRQSSPKLQLKTVLSRLLPKKLVELWLEQGLIQDEVIANLSKVRLENLENLIHNWQFVPNGTEGYRTAEVTMGGVDTHEISSKTMEATKIKGLYFIGEVLDVVGWLGGYNFQWAWSSAAVCAMGIAES
- the menH gene encoding 2-succinyl-6-hydroxy-2,4-cyclohexadiene-1-carboxylate synthase; the encoded protein is MMNLVFLHGLLGTKSDWQKVIENLPHFRCLSLDLPFHGENKAVVVEDFEQTAQFLESQIQSLIKDEPYILIGYSLGGRIAQYYALQARVKIGHLKAVILEGANLGLQSEQEKQSRLANDKMWAERFFHETPEAVLEDWYQQPVFSHLNEQQRKALIEKRKANCGANIGKMLLATSLAKQPDFREKVRLSLQPFFYFCGERDQKFRQMAEDNQLDLTITPHAGHNAHLENSTYFAKKIEDIVLKIANP
- the menD gene encoding 2-succinyl-5-enolpyruvyl-6-hydroxy-3-cyclohexene-1-carboxylic-acid synthase, with the translated sequence MSVSVFNRCWSKVILETLVRQGVSHFCIAPGSRSTPLTLEAVRLQNASRATCHSHFDERGLGFFALGIAKSTQAPVAVIVTSGTAAANLYPAIIEARQTGVNLIILTADRPPELWECGANQAIVQQNMFADYPVASVNLPKPQADYAAKWLISTLEQACYKQKQQPGVVHINVPFAEPLYNAQEQEIDSHPWLMPIQRWLSQSKNWVDHQPLQQEVLMHENWDTWRTKRGVIVAGQLTPEQAMGINSWANTMGWILLTDIQSGVEPLMPYADIWLANQTVKQKLLQADIVIQFGSRFISKRINQFLAEFQGEFWVVEQSQNAVDPNHHTQTRFNAKTHHWLRAHPPLRQKPWLLEPLALSKFCATFIEQQVGGNLNEASLAHHIERVLPYNGILFLGNSLFVRLVDALTKLPEGYPIFTNRGASGIDGLLATAAGIGIGSNQPVVAMIGDTSTLYDLNSLALFKNVTQPTIIFVINNNGGAIFDMLPVDEEVKEQFYRLPHNGDFSQIANMFGLKYALPYTWADLSAVLKQAYTRRRATLIEIKTNPSDGSETYKRLIEQISHAVVGE
- a CDS encoding isochorismate synthase, yielding MGPLEQAKSAIIRQFDALATTDLQASIVHLQTKVESDVDLLAWMKGQSVYPQFYLRFRDEAKTVAAVGKVRSFSDVNLAQQFIQEHDFPLVGRLQFQGESQFILPQVLIEQQNGETVVSVFVETNKLDSAKTILNSFEKMTALSPFNQLTIESVEPKANQGTWCDWVNQALTRIRQGELTKLVLANETVLHIQGELNGKDFLAASQAQNSGCYHFLWADNAQNCFVGSTPERLFARDNRLLFTEALAGTAPVSDNPSENDERANWLLNDKKNLNENWLVVEDISENISHLVEQITVDDVALKPLRKVQHLIRKMQAKLTALCTDADLLKAIHPTAAVSGLPQQQAKKALAEIETFDRRWYAGTLGMMSQHLSEFCVTIRSAFIEENRVRVFAGAGIVEGSQPVEEWLEIERKAAGLISLFAENNGE